Below is a genomic region from Fusarium oxysporum Fo47 chromosome VIII, complete sequence.
GACGGCGCCATTGTAAGGAGCAACGCCATCGATGTGGTTGAAACGCGTCACAACAGGCAATGCCCAGTATCTACCTCCTCTAGAGATAGGCGGCATAACCGTAACAGTCGCCTCTTCGCCGGCAAGATATTCTTCCAACATGATAGAGGGTGACTCTTTAAATAAGGCATGTCCATGTTCAATGAGTTCCTTCAAGCTGCGACAGACACGAACGCCATGGCTGCCACGGCCACGTATAGGCTTTGCGACAATCGGGAAAGGGAGGTtaagcttctcgagaatCCCTTGAGTACCTTGGCTCTCATTTATGGTCCATGCTCGTGGCATAGTAAACCCGCCAAGTTTCCGCAGTAGATTGTTAACAAATTCTTTGTCGTCATATCGTTCAGCAATCAACGGGCCTTGCCCCACAACTTTAACATGGTCTTGATGCTCAGCGAGATGAGCCGATACTTGAAGAGGATgcgaagagaagaggatcgTGTTGGCCCATATATGGCTTGcacccttcttgacagcctcTAGAATACCATCCTCGGTATCGGGAAACGACCATCCAGCTTGTTCACTTGGGTTGGGATCATTGTGAGGGCAGATAACATCGACGTTCGGTGATAGGCTCAAGTTGTAGGCGATATCGGCGCCGGAGTCCATGTAACCTGCGAACATAGTTAAGCAAACATAGTGAATTGGGCAAAGAAAGGATAAATCTACGAACCTCCGGGCTTCTTTGGTTTCTGAATCCCATCAATAACGGGAGGGTCGAGACTTTGGTAAAGCACAGCTACGCGAGCTCTTGATACCGAGGACATTGAAGCTTTCAGGTTAATCAAGAACGAGCGATGACGAAATTGTCGGCCGGCTGCTGTTGTAAGAGATTGTATCACGTGCATGGAACTCGAGACAATGCGTTGCATGATGGAATTGGAGTATAGTATTGACGGATTAGAACTGAAGATTTgagagagggagaagatATTATATCGTGGAGGCTTCGATCTTGAATCTGCTCGTCGGAACCATCCGGTGGGCTATTCCATGGGCGTAAGATGGAGTAGTCCGTGATATTGTATCCAGGCCTTGTCAATGCCAATCGACGAGATCAGTTAACTTCACGAGTTAATTAATTGTTGGTTTTATGAATTTTGCTTCCTATGATGCAATTAATCGCTTGGTATTATAGCCTGAACAATAATCATGGCTCTCATTCTTAGCTATTTCGAATAGGGCCCAGTCAGACGTTGCCAGCTCATTGTGCATTAATGCCTGTCTAGAAGATCAACGCCGTGGCTGGGCCTGGTTATAAAAGGGAGATGTGCTCTCTTGTCTAACGCGGTTGATTAACGCCCTGCCTATTCTTTTTTTATGCAATGATGAACTGTCACTTGAAAGTTGAAGTGATGCAGTCTTTGGACTTACATCAGATTGCTGAGAGTCTACGTACCGGCCTGGAGTCTTGACGAACAGTTGGCCAGTGCTACGCCGGCGAAATACGACGAGTCGACCACCAAATCAATGACCAgtcattcttctcttcaacagcaacaaagaGACAACAAACTCTTGAGAATAATGGCCTGAAACCACGGACCCGTCGCCAACTGGCCAATAGGCCTCAGCCCATCCCTTCAGGTTCCAGAGAGTTGCACCAACAGCCCCTTGCCCAACCCTGACGGTAAATAGCTTGGCAACTCTTGATTAATAGTCGCTGACTTTGCCTTGCACAGGATACTACAGTACATTACACTCTAAAACCAGGCTGAGCTCATCGTTGGTTGGTGGCCACATCCATCATGGGCATGGATGGAACAAGGACAAATACGGCACCAGCCGCATACGCGAGAAGCCAATGGAACATCGCCAAATCCATGTTGGTGTGTATCGATGGGCTGAGCCTGTGAGCACGGGACATGGAGTATGTGTCTACCGTCTATAGAGGCCCCCTTCGATAAGCCCCCTACTCCGAGTCAGGCGCCTCCAGGTTCTAGTGGGATTGGTCCTTTGAGTTCTCTTTAGACCCGTCCTGATGCACCTATTTTTTTGTCCGAGGAGTGACTGCTGCAGTGGTGCATCATGGCAGGGTCACAGTCATTAAAGAAACAGGGACTCTGGGCAAATTGGAGCTCTCCAAGTGAGACATTTAGAGGCCTCTCGACGCAATTACTCAAATCAATAAGCCTTTTGGTTGTCAGCTTGATTTGCCATCCAAGATTGGTGGTAGTCATAGTCATAATCATATCAGATCAGCGCCTCACTCGCAAACATGGATAGGAGGATTTCCAGATCCAGGAATCGGCTTAAGCTGTACCACGCAACACACGCACATGTACATGCACTGCGCATGCACAATCTCATTACATCGCAttgcatctcatctcatcaggGGATAATGAGATGAAAGGTGCTGGATCGCATTGGATCTTGTGCATTGCTTTCTCGGCCACTCCCGCGCTATCTACCATATCATGTGCAGCAGTTTACAAACGGGCTGAGGCGGTACTTGAATATTGGGCAACCCGATTAATCTATTTGGCGGCTTCGATCCGAATTAGGTAGTCGTTGTCTCTGTGCACCCTCTGTCTGCCTTATAGGAGGCATCCAGGGTCTGACACTGACACTGAGTCTGTCATTATCTGTCTCTCACCCGTTAGTCTACTTGCACCAGCATTGTCACCAAaacctacctacctactaCCTATATTCACCATTGCGGTTCTTGTTATATTAACACCGCCAGTGTGATCTGGTATCTACACAAACGAGCATCCCTTGTCAAGGGAATCTCCCCAAGATTCACCTTTATTACTTCACAAGTTAGCGAAACCAAGTCCCGCTCCGCTCAAGAATAGACTTGGGACTTTAAGAACCGGTCGAAAACGCACCCCATAAGGCAATCTCACTACACCAGGCAATATCCTCTCAAAACCAGCAATTTTACCTAGGAATTATCAACGACTCTCTTCGTTTTTTTACAGGTTCCAGCACAGAGAGAATCTCAGTCCAGACCTTGTGTTCCCGCGTCTGGCTAGAAGTAGCAATCCTcgcttcttcatccatcCGCTATCACATGTACCGCAGCATCTTGAGCGAGTCGCTTCCTTTCGTCGTACCCGACGTCTCCAAGCCAGTTGGCTGGGTCCATCGATAGGCTATATCGTGGTCCTTAAATACAATATATCACAAGATTCCACAAACTCTTCGATCCTTTCGCGCCTTGCCATCAACCTCCAATGAGTCTATCGACGGAAACGCCCAGAGACGACATTCGCTTTGTAAAGACTTTCGCAGAAAGAGGATCTAGTCCTCGATGGACTTTCACTTCTTCTCGTGGTTGAGACTTTTATGAGAATTCACATCAACATCTACTTTTGGGCCTATTCCAAACCTCATTCTCACCAAGGTAGTTTCCAAGAAAAGATCTCAGCATGGAGCCATTTAATGATCAGGAGAAGGTATATCTTGCCATACTAGCCTCCTGAAGTTCTTCAACTGACCAAACTCCAGCGGCATCTCCTTGCCGAAATAATCAAACACAGTCAATTAGATGTCCAATATTTGGAGAATCTAGTTCGCCATATTGAGCCAAACTGGATGCAAATGCAACTCCCGAATGGTAAGTAGAATAGCCACTACTTCCGATCCCCCAAACTAAACATCCTTTATAGGCCGCAACATGGCTCAGTGTATGGAGACAGCTCAGAACATGTACATAGGACAGCGTGGGACAAAGCGGAAAGCTAGCGAAGAAGAATCGAGCACTCAAAACAACATCGACGGCCAACTTCCCAGTGATCAAgctctttctcttctgtcTCAACCTTTTCCGGCGCAGAACTCACCGGCAAACTTCCAACGCCAACCCGCTATGACTCCTGGGCCCCATTTGCAGCAACATCAGCAACCCGAACAGCCTcccaagaagaaaaaggGCCGTCCGGCATATGCAGGTCGGGACGTGACTAGCCAGCGACCTTTCAATCCTCGACCTATCGCTCCAAAGCCATCTGCACAAATTCTACAGAATTCTCACTCGGTCTTTCGTACTATTGCTCCGGCCCCTCAAGCTGTTCTTCCGCCACGGGCCCCGGGATCATTGGATAATACATACAGAGGTCTAAGCCGCGCACCTGTGGAGTTTCAAAACACGCACGGGAATTTGGATACTTATCGGCCTTCTATCACACCGTCCTCTGGGATGCTTCAGCCAAAGCAAGCAGCAGGAATTTTAGACAACATACGGGTATGTAATCGCATTTCGTCTGTTGGGCGTCAGCTAATACTCTGATAGCATGGAGAACAGATGTCTAACCGCCCGAGATCCCTTAGTGAAGCGGTACCGCGCGTGCAAAAGCAAGAAGGTTCTCCAAACAAACGATCAAGCTCATTGCAGCCGATGGGAACTGACGACCAAAGTCGCATAATGCAAAGCAGAGCATCAGATCAGATGCAAGAAACAAAACCAAAATCGGATAAGGAGACCACGAATCGACGTCAGAGAAAAGACTTAGGGAGATGACACAAACATTTCTGAATGAGCAAACGAGGGAGAACAAGGGGGCTTCATCGACTACTCGTGGGATAGTTGATACGATAATGCTAGGCATGGATGTTAATGATGGTCtaaggttgatgaggacgacATAGACAAAGGCCAATGATAAGAGAGCAGCTGGTTTGACTCTCACGTAACCTGTAAAGCAGGGAGACTAATAGGAGGCGTGAACTTCAGGACATCTTCAGGACCGTATACAGGCACCAATAGACAGAGTTTATGAACTAATAACAATTGTATCAAGTGAGACATAAACTTGCATTCCTTGCCTAAGCGCAATTGGATACAATTTGCATACCTACTCGACATATGACAGCCTCGGAGAGCAAAAAGAACTTGTGACCTTTAACAAAGGATGCAAAAACAAACTCATTAAAGAGGCCTCTTGGATTATGATAACGTATCTAAGTACTTTTATCATTTAGGATTGAGGTCCTAAGTTATTGCCTCCCTTAGGAAAGTAGACATCTGTCTGCTTATTGAAGAGGGAAGCATGTCACGACAAAAAGTATCATGCTCAAGCAGGTGCAAGGAAGTGTATGAAGAAAGCAAGACGCTGATGTTGATTGCATTAACCCTCATTATCCTTGGCTTCATAACACCCAATCAAGTGTGCCTAGTCCATTCCAGATTTCGGCCTCgagataaaagaaatatcTGGATCTCCTAGGTCTTCGCTAAAAACATTTTCTGATTTATTCAGATAATCCCAAACTCCACTGTCcttaaatagctattttGATGGTCCTCCTGTACTCCCCCTTTTACTGCTTAACAATCTTCTCAATTGTGTCCACAAGGATATCAGCGTGCTTCTGCTGGAAAATGAGCATAGGTCGTAGACGAACGGCACTGGCGCCACTGCCACCGATGTTCACACCCAGTTTCTTGGCCTCCGCCAGGAACTGGTCACGCTTGGGGCTGTCGAAGGCAATGAATGTACCTTGACCCTTGCCACGGAGGTTCTCGATCTGACCGGGGTACTTCTTGCTAAGAGACTCGAGGTCCTTGAAGAGGCGATCACCAACTCGTGCGGTGTGGTTGACGAGGTCGTTCTTGTTGATTTCGTCGACAATGGCCTTGAACAGGATGGCGCGAGCAGGGTCACCCATCCATGTGTTGAACTGTCTGTAAGGCTTGTTGGGGCGGATAGCCGGGTCGCCATAGTAGAAACCGGCAGCTTGAGCCTTCTTGGAGAAGGTCACGATATCAGGGGGTGTCTCGAGGTTCCAGTGCTCATGAGCCCAGAACTTGCCAGTAGCGCCGATACCAGTCTGGACTTCGTCGACAATAAGTAGAATGTTATGCTTCTTGGTCAGGGCTCGTAGCTTGCGGAAGAAGTCAGGCGAAGCGTGGTTGTCACCGCCTTCACTCTGGACTGGCTCGACGACAACGGCGCAAGGAGGCAGGTGCCAGCTCTTAATAAGGTGCTCTACTTCATCAAGACTAGCCTGCtcaatcttcttgttctcctccACGTTCTCCTCGAGAGGATATTTGAGCTTGGGGAAAGTCGCTTGAGGCCAGTCGAAAGCAGGGATGTCGACCTTGTGGATAGCCTTGGAGCGGGTAGTAGAAAGCGATCCAAAGAGACGACCGTGGAAGCCGGTCTTGAAAGAAAGAATAGAGAGATTAGGGCTTCCGGGGGCATGGTTATTCATAGCACTCTCAAGTTCCTTAGTGCTGAAATCAACCTCGGGGCCACCACGCTCCTGCTGTCGGCGCCACATAAAGGCGGCCTTGTAGGCAGTCTCGTTCGCATCCGAGCCAGCCATGGCGGTAAAGACATTATCCAGACCCTTGGGAGCAACAGTGAGAAGACTGGACTTGAGAAGATCGGCCCAGTCGTGAGAGGGGAAGGCTCCGAGGGCAGGTCGGTTGACAATGGCGTTCACCATCTCAGGGCTGGAGGCGGCCTTGAGAAGGGCAGGGTTGTTATAACCGACTGCAATTGAAGCAATCTGAGCAAAGCTATTTTATTCGTTAGTGTTACGTGATGAAGCTGGCTTTCAATTGACTCTTACACATCGAGAAGCACGTTGCCATCGGGGTCGGCGATGTAGTTGCCCTTGCTCTTGGTGTAGTCGACAAGCATGTTTGCGCTACGAGTATCAAAGACCTTGGTGAGCTCATCCATGTGACTCTTGGTCTTAGGGCCAGGAATAGCTGTCTTGACCGTAGGGGCCTCTGGCTCGCCAGcgaagaaggtcttctcAGAAGCAGCAGCCATTCGCATGCTGCGCGAAGTAGCGAAAGAGCGGCAAGCTGCAGCTCGGGCAGCTTGAACAGCAGGCCGGGCGGCCATGCCAGCGCGGAAAGCCGACATGACTAAGAGTTGCAATTGATGAAGAGTGTGAATGTCTTGTAAAGCGCTTCGACCGTGAGGTATGAATTGGAGTTGTGGTTTGCCTGCTAAGTGAGGAAAGAACGTTAGCATAAATGAAAGCGTGTCGTCATGATAAGCAAACAGGGTCACGAGATGCAACCATGATAGAAGCCAAATTGAGAGGGGCAACTCACTCTTGTTAAGATAGAAGCTTTGAAGGTATGAGAATGTCACACAGATGGGAGATATGGAAGAGGAGGGGAGAGAAGGAAGGAAGGTTGTCGTCAGCCCTTTTATAATGTATCACTTCTCCAGAACCCAGAAAGGAAGGGTCCTTACTCGGACCCGGCTCTCACCTCACCTGCCCAACACCGGGGGTAGGTAGTCATGATGTCCCAGTCCAGCCCAAAGCTTACAACTGAAAACTAAAAATGTTTCTTTTCCCCGCATTCGCTCTCAAGAAATTGACCAAGCGGAGCGCGGAAGTTGGTGAGAGACAGCGGAGGGAAACAGGAAAGAGGGAGGGGTGAAGTTAGACGTGTTGAAAACTTGCCGTAATAGGTAAGAAGCTGTAGTGCCCCAGCTCGCCTACAGCATCTCTTAGCTCCTCTGATTCTCTCCGCTATCAGTTATCTTTTGTGACATTGGGTTCTTGTCATGACTAGCCTCCATATCAAATTGCAAGACACAATTGATTTATTTGGATAATACTGTTGATCTCAACATCGTCTACGAGACCATTTACTCTTCCAATTCAATCTCGCCCTGTCTTGGTATCGAGGCCCGTGCCTCACCTCCGCCTTCACCTTACCCACGATGAACCCAGACCCAGATCTCGATAACAGACTGCAGTACCGACATGTCTACTGTGCAGGGGTCAGATACTACACAAATACGTACCGATAACATCCATGGATGCATTGTCCAACCATTATTGCAGCCTATCTCACACTCAAGAACGCCCCGTGACCGGTTGCCACCCACTGCGTATTTACATATCCTCCACGGCACTGTCGCAATCCAGGTACTGTTTGATAACAGAATCAATTCACCCTTTCACGGGTTGACCTTCCTGATTCCATGGCCCGCTCTCCAAATCCACCAAACTTGTCAAGGCGCGGGGTAGGTATCTCCATATCTTGGGGTACTTGGTATAAAACGGCGCTCAGATCCTGATACGCCTTCTAGCTACAGTACTTACACCAATCTAGTCAGAATTTCCGACCACTATTCCTCACCGAACTCACCTTGAGACATGATTGCTTACTTTGTTTGGTGATCTTTCTACCGAGTGGGGATTTATTTGCTATTTAACAAGCAGCATATCTCCCATACAGCATAGATTCACCCCCAGACATGGTAGCCGTCGTTCCCGTTCCACACACCGGGCCGGTTCCGGTCTCGGAGCCGTCCGAGTTCTCGGCTGCCAGGCGTTGCTTTTAGTGCGTTTGTCATCCAGAAGCCTACCCTTTTGGGCAGGTTAAGGGAGACTCTATCGATAGACAGTCGTCTATCTATAAACATTGGAACAAGATAACAATCACATGAGTTGAAGACAATATTTTCCACGTTAGCCGATCTTTCTAGTCAATTCAAAGAGTAACAAGTTGCCTCGATTCTCCGCGTGGCCATAAAAGTCTCATGCTGCCACAATGCCAATCTATAAGTTAGAGAAGGCGCGGCTCTTCCATCCTTATCAACTGCGTTAACCATCATGTTGATGCGTCCGATTCTGATGCCCAAAAGAACTCGCTACCAGAAATGCAATGCCAATGCCATGCCTGTATCACAGAAACAACGCCCACAATGCCCAAAACTCCTGAATCGCTTGCAAGTTAAATGTCTTTTTCATGCTCCCGCATATATCTGACAAAGGTCTTCTTGTGGGTCTGGTAGCTAGGTTAGCATCATAAACAGAACATCAATTTCAAGCAACAGTCAGCAAATGCTTACCATTCCAGCA
It encodes:
- a CDS encoding aminotransferase class-III-domain-containing protein — translated: MSAFRAGMAARPAVQAARAAACRSFATSRSMRMAAASEKTFFAGEPEAPTVKTAIPGPKTKSHMDELTKVFDTRSANMLVDYTKSKGNYIADPDGNVLLDVFAQIASIAVGYNNPALLKAASSPEMVNAIVNRPALGAFPSHDWADLLKSSLLTVAPKGLDNVFTAMAGSDANETAYKAAFMWRRQQERGGPEVDFSTKELESAMNNHAPGSPNLSILSFKTGFHGRLFGSLSTTRSKAIHKVDIPAFDWPQATFPKLKYPLEENVEENKKIEQASLDEVEHLIKSWHLPPCAVVVEPVQSEGGDNHASPDFFRKLRALTKKHNILLIVDEVQTGIGATGKFWAHEHWNLETPPDIVTFSKKAQAAGFYYGDPAIRPNKPYRQFNTWMGDPARAILFKAIVDEINKNDLVNHTARVGDRLFKDLESLSKKYPGQIENLRGKGQGTFIAFDSPKRDQFLAEAKKLGVNIGGSGASAVRLRPMLIFQQKHADILVDTIEKIVKQ